In Desulfovermiculus halophilus DSM 18834, the DNA window TTGCTGGGCATGGGGGCCACCCTGTTTGGCCTCTCCTGGCAGTCAGCCCATACCTCCTGGCCGGTTTTTGCCCTTCTGTTCGCCGCTTTCGGGATCTCCGGAAGCACCGGAGGGATCATGTACACCCACATCAAGGAACGGATGCCCGGGCATCTGTCCGCCACGGCCATGACCGGGATCAACCTGTTCACCATGTTCGGGGCCGCATCCTTTGTCCACGGGCTCGGGGTGCTGATGCAGACCACCTTTGCCGCGCAGGCCCTCTCCCAGGAGGCCTTTCACTTTTCCTTTCTGCTCTGTGCCGGATGCATGGCCGCTGTCTTCGTCCTCTATCTCTTCACCCGGGAAGGGCAGATTGCAGACCCCAGCCTGCAGGGGACAAAGGACTGAGGATAAAGGCGAGCACCGAGGCCGCCCCTTAGTCCCCGGGGCATACGGCAGGCACTATTCCCAGCGGGCCTTGGTCCATTGGAAGCCATATTCCTCTACCCCTTTTCTCGTATCATATCCGCCAGGTCCGCCACCCGGCAGGAGTAGCCCCACTCATTGTCGTACCAGGCCATGACCTTGACCCAATTGCCTTCCCGCACAGAGGTGAACTCCGGATCCACTATCGAGGAGTGGGGATCGAGGATGAAGTCAGAGGACACCAAGGGTTCCCGGCTGTATCCCAGGATCCCCTTCAGTTCCCCTTCCGCCGCCTGCTCCAAGGTCCTGTGCAGCTCCTCGGTGCTGGTGTTCTTTTCCACCTGGGCGGTAAAGTCGACCACCGAGACCGTGGGAACCGGCACCCGCATGGCATAACCGTCGATCTTTCCTGCCAGATCCGGGATGACCTGCCCGACCAGCTTGGCTGCCCCGGTGGTGGTTGGAATGATGTTTTGTCCCGCGGCCCGGGCCCGGCGGGGATCTTTGTGCGGCAGATCCAGTATGCGCTGATCGTTGGTGTAGGCGTGTACCGTGCACATGGATCCGATCCGGATGGTGAAGGCCCGGTGGATCACCCAGGCTACCGGAGCCAGGCAGTTGGTGGTGC includes these proteins:
- the gap gene encoding type I glyceraldehyde-3-phosphate dehydrogenase, encoding MSKLTIGINGFGRIGRQVLKALRTKYADSVQVVAVNDLFDAAENANLLKHDSTYGRFSEPVSVDGNVIHLGDWEIQNFAYTDPKRIPWEDLGVDLVIESTGIFRTGPQAAAHLEAGAKKVIITAPAKEVDRTIVLGVNGQEYSPQTDRIISNASCTTNCLAPVAWVIHRAFTIRIGSMCTVHAYTNDQRILDLPHKDPRRARAAGQNIIPTTTGAAKLVGQVIPDLAGKIDGYAMRVPVPTVSVVDFTAQVEKNTSTEELHRTLEQAAEGELKGILGYSREPLVSSDFILDPHSSIVDPEFTSVREGNWVKVMAWYDNEWGYSCRVADLADMIREKG